The following are encoded together in the Mumia sp. Pv4-285 genome:
- a CDS encoding copper transporter yields MPARSAFVVAGALVVTLAGGIALGAGVLDGAEPEPASAARVVPEETPEDSAARAVADAYRADLGEAPLAGRLDGASVAVVTLPGADATIIDSVTATLRASGATVVGTVALTERMVDPADRQFVVGVAEQTLEEVKDTPTDDLSNYEVVGAALGRAIAAKTTVPTDAAGQTIVSALTEAKLATTDASPTSRAQLTVLVTGAEKDYSGGRGELVATLAAGIDAAGVGTIVAGPVGSGTTDGAVEAVRASDAAKTVSTVDVVGVPFGDLVLLSALQKERAGTAGHFGTAGAADGAWPSAE; encoded by the coding sequence ATGCCCGCACGTTCCGCCTTCGTCGTCGCAGGTGCGCTGGTGGTGACTCTCGCCGGTGGGATCGCCCTCGGGGCCGGGGTCCTCGACGGCGCGGAGCCCGAGCCCGCCTCGGCCGCGCGGGTCGTACCCGAGGAGACGCCCGAGGACTCGGCGGCGCGCGCGGTCGCCGACGCGTACCGCGCGGACCTGGGCGAGGCACCTCTCGCCGGCAGGCTCGACGGCGCGTCGGTCGCTGTGGTGACGCTGCCCGGCGCGGACGCGACGATCATCGACAGCGTCACCGCGACACTGAGAGCCTCGGGTGCCACCGTCGTCGGCACGGTCGCCCTCACCGAGCGGATGGTCGACCCTGCCGACCGCCAGTTCGTCGTCGGCGTCGCCGAGCAGACGCTCGAGGAGGTCAAGGACACGCCGACCGACGACCTCTCTAACTACGAGGTCGTCGGCGCGGCGCTGGGCCGCGCGATCGCCGCCAAGACGACGGTCCCGACGGACGCCGCCGGTCAGACCATCGTCTCGGCGCTCACCGAGGCGAAGCTCGCCACCACCGACGCGTCACCGACGTCGCGTGCGCAGCTCACCGTGCTGGTGACCGGCGCGGAGAAGGACTACTCCGGAGGACGGGGCGAGCTCGTCGCGACCCTGGCCGCAGGCATCGACGCGGCGGGTGTCGGCACGATCGTCGCTGGGCCGGTGGGTTCAGGGACCACGGACGGCGCGGTGGAGGCCGTCCGCGCCTCGGACGCGGCGAAGACGGTCTCCACCGTCGACGTCGTCGGCGTCCCGTTCGGTGACCTCGTCCTCCTGTCGGCGCTCCAGAAGGAACGCGCCGGCACGGCAGGTCACTTCGGTACGGCGGGGGCTGCCGACGGCGCCTGGCCCTCGGCCGAATAG
- a CDS encoding CTP synthase, translating into MPTKHVFVTGGVASSLGKGLTASSLGRLLKSRGLRVTMQKLDPYLNVDPGTMNPFQHGEVFVTNDGAETDLDIGHYERFLDEDLVGRANVTTGQVYSDVIARERRGDYLGDTVQVIPHITNEIKDRMLSMGGPNIDVVIHEIGGTVGDIESQPFLESARQVRHEIGRGNCFFLHVSLVPYIGPSGELKTKPTQHSVAALRSIGIQPDAIVCRSDREIPAGVKRKISLMCDVDAEAVVTAADAPSIYDIPKVLHSEGLDAYVVRRLDLPFRDVDWKQWDQLLRRAHEPEEEVTVALVGKYVDLPDAYLSVVEALRAGGFANDSKVHVKWVPSDECSTPAGAQQWLGDVDAVCVPGGFGIRGIEGKLGALTWTREHQVPTLGLCLGLQCMVIEYARVLGDIPDASSTEFDPATEHPVIATMAEQEAYVEGAGDLGGTMRLGLYTARLTAGSIAAEAYGATEVEERHRHRYEVNNGYRDALEKAGMVFSGVSPDNHLVEFVELPREVHPYYVGTQAHPELRSRPTRPHPLFAGLVSAALARQREMRLPVDESGLRRHTVDTTA; encoded by the coding sequence GTGCCCACCAAGCACGTCTTCGTCACCGGTGGGGTGGCTTCCTCCCTCGGCAAGGGGCTCACGGCGTCGAGCCTGGGCCGTCTCCTGAAGTCCCGCGGTCTGCGGGTCACGATGCAGAAGCTGGACCCCTACCTCAACGTCGACCCGGGCACCATGAACCCGTTCCAGCACGGCGAGGTGTTCGTCACCAACGACGGCGCGGAGACCGACCTCGACATCGGCCACTACGAGCGCTTCCTGGACGAGGACCTCGTCGGGCGCGCCAACGTCACGACCGGCCAGGTCTACTCCGACGTGATCGCGCGTGAGCGACGCGGCGACTACCTCGGTGACACCGTGCAGGTCATCCCGCACATCACCAACGAGATCAAGGACCGGATGCTCTCCATGGGCGGTCCGAACATCGACGTCGTGATCCATGAGATCGGCGGCACCGTCGGCGACATCGAGTCGCAGCCGTTCCTCGAGTCCGCGCGACAGGTCCGCCACGAGATCGGACGCGGCAACTGCTTCTTCCTCCACGTCTCGCTCGTCCCGTACATCGGGCCGTCGGGTGAGCTCAAGACCAAGCCGACCCAGCACTCGGTGGCCGCGTTGCGCTCGATCGGCATCCAGCCGGACGCGATCGTGTGCCGCTCTGACCGCGAGATCCCGGCCGGCGTCAAGCGCAAGATCTCGCTCATGTGCGACGTCGATGCCGAGGCCGTGGTCACGGCGGCCGACGCGCCCTCGATCTACGACATCCCCAAGGTCCTGCACTCGGAGGGCCTCGACGCGTACGTCGTCCGTCGTCTCGACCTGCCGTTCCGTGACGTCGACTGGAAGCAGTGGGACCAGCTCCTGCGACGCGCCCACGAGCCGGAGGAGGAGGTCACGGTCGCACTCGTCGGCAAGTACGTCGACCTCCCCGACGCGTACCTGTCGGTCGTGGAGGCGCTGCGCGCCGGCGGCTTCGCCAACGACTCAAAGGTGCACGTGAAGTGGGTCCCGTCCGACGAGTGCAGCACCCCTGCAGGCGCTCAGCAGTGGCTCGGCGACGTCGACGCGGTCTGCGTCCCGGGTGGGTTCGGCATCCGCGGCATCGAGGGCAAGCTCGGTGCGCTGACCTGGACGCGTGAGCACCAGGTGCCGACGCTCGGCCTGTGCCTGGGGCTGCAGTGCATGGTCATCGAGTACGCACGCGTGCTCGGCGACATCCCCGACGCGAGCTCGACGGAGTTCGACCCCGCGACCGAGCACCCCGTGATCGCGACCATGGCGGAGCAGGAGGCGTACGTCGAGGGTGCCGGAGACCTCGGTGGCACGATGCGCCTCGGTCTCTACACGGCACGGTTGACGGCGGGCTCCATCGCCGCGGAGGCGTACGGCGCGACCGAGGTCGAGGAACGCCACCGCCACCGCTACGAGGTGAACAACGGCTACCGTGACGCGCTCGAGAAGGCCGGCATGGTGTTCTCCGGCGTCTCGCCGGACAACCACCTGGTCGAGTTCGTCGAGCTCCCGCGCGAGGTCCACCCCTACTACGTCGGCACACAGGCGCACCCGGAGCTGCGCTCGCGTCCGACACGTCCGCACCCGCTGTTCGCCGGCCTGGTCAGCGCCGCGCTCGCGCGTCAGCGCGAGATGCGGCTGCCCGTGGACGAGTCCGGTCTGCGGCGTCACACGGTCGACACGACCGCGTGA
- a CDS encoding NUDIX domain-containing protein gives MSSAEHRLPERVPHPTLPGMVVADGARVTDRPEVWHVRSSTTAYASPFIDVVLDEVETPQGGAMHRTTVRHDAAVGVVVLDDDGRVLLLEQYRHPVGARLVELPAGLLDIDGEPAQDAAARELAEEADLVASRWEPLVTLRSSPGFTDERVEVFLARGLSAVADDARTDRVDEEADMAAVWVPLEDAVAAVLDGRITNSLAVAGLLACHIRANQGSSA, from the coding sequence GTGAGCAGCGCGGAGCACCGCCTCCCCGAACGCGTGCCGCATCCGACGCTGCCGGGGATGGTCGTCGCCGACGGTGCACGGGTGACGGACCGGCCGGAGGTGTGGCACGTCCGCAGCAGCACCACGGCGTACGCGTCGCCCTTCATCGACGTCGTGCTGGACGAGGTCGAGACGCCGCAAGGTGGCGCGATGCACCGGACGACGGTGCGGCACGACGCCGCGGTCGGCGTGGTGGTGCTCGACGACGACGGCCGTGTCCTGCTGCTCGAGCAGTACCGCCACCCGGTCGGTGCGCGGCTGGTCGAGCTCCCCGCCGGTCTCCTCGACATCGACGGAGAGCCGGCGCAGGACGCCGCTGCCCGCGAGCTGGCCGAGGAGGCCGACCTCGTCGCCTCCCGGTGGGAGCCGCTGGTGACGCTGCGGTCCTCGCCGGGATTCACCGACGAGCGCGTCGAGGTGTTCCTCGCGCGGGGCCTGAGCGCCGTCGCCGACGACGCACGGACCGATCGTGTCGACGAGGAGGCTGACATGGCCGCGGTCTGGGTCCCGCTGGAGGACGCCGTAGCCGCCGTCCTGGACGGGCGGATCACCAACTCGCTCGCTGTCGCCGGGCTCCTTGCGTGTCATA